One genomic region from Gossypium hirsutum isolate 1008001.06 chromosome D13, Gossypium_hirsutum_v2.1, whole genome shotgun sequence encodes:
- the LOC107939035 gene encoding uncharacterized protein: MEELSLVDIKTNNGWFTWVNNREMMNMVTERLDMILVLNDSIGNMSYLVTKMVRQSKLDHDKILMDTMGSKPCENFKDPKLLFKYDGCWAKDKEAREIINRIWIENNMDILNKMDRVHEDLGPWQYKRYRRMKNQIRGLKRKIDKLVDGPNKGNTSNTLKSARLKLGHLYAVDEGYWAQMARIKWLTEGDKNTHYFHVRATGRKKKNHIEKLKDSNSSWQHDKRDICKVAWDYFNDLFKSTTASNDEPDLYYIQACITENMNSRLERDFINDEITATFNQNDPRKAPRIYDLCFFKAHWEVVGLFIKLYLKSWQTVLKKSSRGLLARTRVSLSRVA; encoded by the exons ATGGAGGAGCTTTCCCTGGTTGATATCAAAACTAACAATGGGTGGTTCACTTGGGTGAATAATAGAGAAATGATGAATATGGTTACGGAAAGATTGGACATGATTTTAGTTTTGAATGATTCTATTGGGAATATGTCATATTTAGTTACTAAGATGGTGAGACAATCCAAATTGGaccatgataaaattttaatggacACGATGGGCAGTAAACCTTGTGAAAACTTTAAAGACCCCAAACTGCTCTTCAAATATGACGGGTGCTGGGCTAAGGACAAGGAAGCTAGAGAAATCATAAATAGGATTTGGATAGAGAACAACATGGATATCTTGAATAAAATGGATAGGGTGCATGAGGACCTTGGGCCGTGGCAGTATAAGCGCTATAGAAGAATGAAGAACCAAATTCGTGGGTTgaaaaggaaaattgataaaCTTGTGGATGGTCCAAATAAGGGGAACACTTCCAACACTCTTAAATCGGCTCGCTTAAAGCTAGGGCACTTGTATGCTGTGGATGAGGGCTATTGGGCGCAGATGGCTCGCATTAAGTGGCTCACCGAGGGTGATAAAAACACACACTACTTTCACGTGCGTGCTACtggtagaaaaaagaaaaaccatattgaaaaattaaaagattctAATAGCTCGTGGCAACATGATAAGAGGGACATTTGTAAAGTTGCATGGGACTACTTTAATGACCTTTTCAAGTCTACCACTGCTTCGAATGACGAACCTGACTTGTACTATATTCAAGCTTGCATCACCGAGAACATGAACTCTAGGTTGGAAAGGGACTTTATTAACGATGAAATCACTGCTACCTTTAACCAAAATGACCCTCGCAAAGCACCGAGGATTTATGACCTTTGCTTCTTTAAAGCACATTGGGAAGTGGTTG GgttgtttataaaattatatctGAAGTCTTGGCAAACTGTCTTAAAGAAGTCCTCCCGTGGTCTATTAGCCAGAACCAGAGTGTCTTTGTCCCGGGTCGCATGA